From the Cryptomeria japonica chromosome 2, Sugi_1.0, whole genome shotgun sequence genome, one window contains:
- the LOC131041531 gene encoding cucumber peeling cupredoxin: MAFLSTRAMLVLGVSMAVALHCAAAATYTVGGSTGWAVPTANTLYTSWASSNTFKVGDSLVFNFATNAHDVRQVTKTNYDSCNSTGALQTYATGPATVNLTASGPHYYLCSYPGHCSGGQKLSITVSAASPSPSPSPATSPAPSPSSSSSPPSATPTPTPSPSSSSSPSPSSSASPPPMASESPTGTPTTPAGTPTSPAGTGSTPSGSGSPPASTPTGSTSDASYRSISSLTAWMGMLCGAAAVFFVL, translated from the exons ATGGCTTTTCTAAGCACTCGGGCTATGCTGGTTTTGGGTGTATCAATGGCGGTCGCCCTCCACTGCGCTGCTGCGGCTACTTACACCGTGGGAGGCAGCACAGGGTGGGCTGTGCCCACTGCCAATACGCTATACACCAGCTGGGCTTCCAGTAACACCTTCAAAGTTGGAGATTCACTCG TGTTCAACTTCGCTACAAATGCCCATGATGTTCGTCAAGTGACTAAGACAAATTACGATAGCTGTAATTCAACTGGTGCCTTGCAAACCTATGCAACTGGACCTGCCACTGTTAATCTCACAGCATCAGGTCCTCATTACTACCTCTGTAGCTATCCTGGTCACTGCAGCGGTGGGCAGAAGTTATCAATCACAGTCTCAGcagcatcaccatcaccatcaccatccccAGCAACATCACCAGCCCcatcaccatcttcatcctcatcaccaccatcagcaacaccaacaccaacaccatccCCTTCATCTTCATCTTCGCCATCCCCTTCATCATCAGCTTCACCTCCTCCAATGGCTTCTGAATCTCCCACTGGTACACCGACCACTCCTGCTGGTACTCCTACCTCTCCTGCTGGTACTGGTTCTACTCCCTCGGGTTCTGGTTCTCCACCTGCTTCCACTCCAACTGGTTCTACATCAGATGCTTCCTACCGTTCCATTTCATCACTAACTGCCTGGATGGGCATGCTCTGTGGTGCTGCTGCTGTATTCTTTGTGCTATAA